A single region of the Chrysoperla carnea chromosome 5, inChrCarn1.1, whole genome shotgun sequence genome encodes:
- the LOC123300342 gene encoding peroxynitrite isomerase THAP4-like has protein sequence MPASRKNCCILGCNNTSRQKRGFGVGVKFYKFPESVLGAPWKIVKRKQWMNAVKNYVENPKDWVPNKYTRICSTHFVNGGKSENPLHPSYIPTIFPDEEITSSPVKHMARKSAHKIRTDFDQATIDIDKLDDSTTSSPEPNRKRIRISKKQTDTGAPSSSSSIDGWTVLSDTDINASTQEIHNEKYDSQSEETKLHLAEFRIAQYQMAVEHLQSRLEASLTELTELKEKHFKDVEYYKEEINSRDRKIAQLENENRALIDSLSKNIVKIEDGVQNVEDENIFGY, from the exons atgccaGCTTCGAGAAAAAATTGTTGCATTCTTGGATGTAATAATACATCACGTCAAAAACGTGGATTCGGTGTGGgagtgaaattttataaatttccagAGAGCGTGTTAGGAGCCCCATGGAAAATAGTAAAACGTAAACAGTGGATGAATGCAGTGAAAAATTACGT agaAAATCCAAAAGACTGGGTACCAAATAAATATACGAGGATTTGTAGTACCCATTTTGTTAACGGTGGAAAGTCAGAAAATCCATTACATCCGTCGTATATACCAACAATTTTTCCTG ATGAAGAAATAACGTCCTCTCCTGTAAAACACATGGCCAGAAAATCTGCACACAAAATTCGAACGGATTTTGATCAAGCGACAATAGATATTGATAAACTTGATGATTCCACGACAAGTTCGCCAGAACCAAATAGGAAACGAATtagaatatcaaaaaaacaaactgatACTGGAGCACCTAGTAGCAGCTCTTCAATAGATGGATGGACCGTTTTATCGGACACAGACATCAATGCCAGCACTCAAGAAatacataatgaaaaatatgattcaCAAAGTGAAGAGACAAAATTACATTTAGCTGAATTTCGTATAGCTCAATATCAAATGGCTGTTGAACATTTACAAAGTCGTTTAGAAGCAAGTCTTACAGAATTAACAGAGCTAaaagaaaaacactttaaagaTGTCGAATACTATAAAGAAGAAATTAATTCACGGGATCGTAAAATAGCAcaacttgaaaatgaaaatcgtGCGTTAATAGATAGTTTATCGAAAAACATTGTTAAAATTGAAGATGGTGTACAAAATGTGGAGGACGAAAATATATTTGGATATTAA
- the LOC123301574 gene encoding V-type proton ATPase subunit H isoform X2, with protein sequence MEQQHVDTTIKGLMTEEKIDKCMDMLAATSILQQQAADIRATRINWQSYLTSGMIAQEDYNVIVQIDGYKDKDERERYFQSPENRFNAIKTFINLMGSIAKEQTLQYLLILVDDIIQEDSGRVEYFHEYSAKAKLSCWAPFLNFLNRGDGFIPNMASRILAKMACWSKVPLEREDLHYYLTWLKNQLLVQRNEFIQSVARCLQMMLRVDQYRFAFVSVDGISTLLSVLTGRVNFQVQYQLIFCLWVLTFNPLLAEKMNKFNVIPLLADILSDSVKEKVTRIILAVFRNLIEKPEDPQVAKEHCIAMVQSKVLKQLSIFEQRRFDDEDVIDDIDFLSQRLQLSVQDLSSFDEYSTEVKSGRLEWSPVHKSAKFWRENAGRLNERNYELLRILIHLLEGSQDPLVLSVACFDIGEYVRHYARGKHVIEQLGGKQLVMQLLAHEDPNVRYEALLAVQKLMVHNWEYLGRQLEKETGGPQSATTLIARG encoded by the exons ATGGAGCAACAACACGTTGATACCACAATTAAAGGTCTTATGACCGAAGAAAAAATTG ACAAATGTATGGATATGCTTGCAGCAACAAGTATTTTGCAACAACAGGCGGCTGATATTCGAGCAACACGAATTAATTGGCAAAGCTATTtaac atcaGGAATGATCGCACAAGAAGATTACAATGTAATCGTACAAATCGATGGTTACAAAGATAAAGATGAACGTGAACGATACTTTCAATCGCCAGAAAATCGTTTTAACGCAATCAAaacattcattaatttaatgGGATCAATTGCCAAGGAACAAACATTGCAATATTTATTGATTCTCGTTGATGATATTATTCAA gAAGATTCTGGTCGTGTTGAATATTTCCATGAATATTCAGCCAAAGCAAAATTATCATGTTGGGCaccatttttgaatttcttaaatCGTGGTGATGGTTTTATACCAAATATGGCATCAAGAATACTTGCCAAAATGGCATGTTGGTCCAAAGTACCGTTAGAACGTGAGGATTTACATTACTATTTAACAtggttgaaaaatcaattacttgtacaa cgTAACGAATTCATCCAATCAGTTGCACGTTGCTTACAAATGATGTTACGTGTGGATCAATATCGTTTTGCATTTGTATCCGTCGATGGTATCAGCACTTTATTGTCAGTATTAACTGGTCGTGTTAATTTCCAAGTacaatatcaattaattttctgtttatGGGTGTTAACATTTAATCCATTACTTGCTGAAAAAATGAACAAGTTTAATGTAATTCCATTATTGGCTGACATATTGAGTGATTCGGTTAAGGAGAAAGTCACACGTATTATTTTGGCAGTATTCCGTAATTTAATTGAGAAACCAGAAGATCCACAAGTTGCTAAGGAACATTGTATTGCCAtg GTCCAAagtaaagtattaaaacaattatcaaTATTCGAACAACGTCGTTTCGATGACGAAGATGTAATTGACGATATTGATTTCTTAAGTCAACGTTTACAACTCAGTGTACAAGATTTAAGTTCATTCGATGAATATTCCACTGAAGTGAAATCAGGTCGTCTAGAATGGTCACCCGTACATAAATCCGCTAAATTTTGGCGTGAAAATGCTGGCCGTTTGAACGAACGTAATTATGAGCTATTACGTATACTAATTCATTTATTAGAAGGCTCCCAGGATCCACTTGTTTTGAGTGTGGCTTGCTTCGATATTGGTGAATATGTGCGACATTATGCACGTGGTAAACACGTTATTGAACAATTGGGCGGTAAACAATTGGTGATGCAATTGTTAGCGCATGAAGATCCAAATGTACGATATGAAGCGTTATTGGCTGTACAAAAATTGATGGTACATAATTGGGAATATTTGGGAAGACAATTAGAAAAGGAAACGGGTGGACCTCAAAGTGCAACTACATTAATTGCACGAGGTTAA
- the LOC123301574 gene encoding V-type proton ATPase subunit H isoform X3 gives MDMLAATSILQQQAADIRATRINWQSYLTSGMIAQEDYNVIVQIDGYKDKDERERYFQSPENRFNAIKTFINLMGSIAKEQTLQYLLILVDDIIQEDSGRVEYFHEYSAKAKLSCWAPFLNFLNRGDGFIPNMASRILAKMACWSKVPLEREDLHYYLTWLKNQLLVQRNEFIQSVARCLQMMLRVDQYRFAFVSVDGISTLLSVLTGRVNFQVQYQLIFCLWVLTFNPLLAEKMNKFNVIPLLADILSDSVKEKVTRIILAVFRNLIEKPEDPQVAKEHCIAMVQSKVLKQLSIFEQRRFDDEDVIDDIDFLSQRLQLSVQDLSSFDEYSTEVKSGRLEWSPVHKSAKFWRENAGRLNERNYELLRILIHLLEGSQDPLVLSVACFDIGEYVRHYARGKHVIEQLGGKQLVMQLLAHEDPNVRYEALLAVQKLMVHNWEYLGRQLEKETGGPQSATTLIARG, from the exons ATGGATATGCTTGCAGCAACAAGTATTTTGCAACAACAGGCGGCTGATATTCGAGCAACACGAATTAATTGGCAAAGCTATTtaac atcaGGAATGATCGCACAAGAAGATTACAATGTAATCGTACAAATCGATGGTTACAAAGATAAAGATGAACGTGAACGATACTTTCAATCGCCAGAAAATCGTTTTAACGCAATCAAaacattcattaatttaatgGGATCAATTGCCAAGGAACAAACATTGCAATATTTATTGATTCTCGTTGATGATATTATTCAA gAAGATTCTGGTCGTGTTGAATATTTCCATGAATATTCAGCCAAAGCAAAATTATCATGTTGGGCaccatttttgaatttcttaaatCGTGGTGATGGTTTTATACCAAATATGGCATCAAGAATACTTGCCAAAATGGCATGTTGGTCCAAAGTACCGTTAGAACGTGAGGATTTACATTACTATTTAACAtggttgaaaaatcaattacttgtacaa cgTAACGAATTCATCCAATCAGTTGCACGTTGCTTACAAATGATGTTACGTGTGGATCAATATCGTTTTGCATTTGTATCCGTCGATGGTATCAGCACTTTATTGTCAGTATTAACTGGTCGTGTTAATTTCCAAGTacaatatcaattaattttctgtttatGGGTGTTAACATTTAATCCATTACTTGCTGAAAAAATGAACAAGTTTAATGTAATTCCATTATTGGCTGACATATTGAGTGATTCGGTTAAGGAGAAAGTCACACGTATTATTTTGGCAGTATTCCGTAATTTAATTGAGAAACCAGAAGATCCACAAGTTGCTAAGGAACATTGTATTGCCAtg GTCCAAagtaaagtattaaaacaattatcaaTATTCGAACAACGTCGTTTCGATGACGAAGATGTAATTGACGATATTGATTTCTTAAGTCAACGTTTACAACTCAGTGTACAAGATTTAAGTTCATTCGATGAATATTCCACTGAAGTGAAATCAGGTCGTCTAGAATGGTCACCCGTACATAAATCCGCTAAATTTTGGCGTGAAAATGCTGGCCGTTTGAACGAACGTAATTATGAGCTATTACGTATACTAATTCATTTATTAGAAGGCTCCCAGGATCCACTTGTTTTGAGTGTGGCTTGCTTCGATATTGGTGAATATGTGCGACATTATGCACGTGGTAAACACGTTATTGAACAATTGGGCGGTAAACAATTGGTGATGCAATTGTTAGCGCATGAAGATCCAAATGTACGATATGAAGCGTTATTGGCTGTACAAAAATTGATGGTACATAATTGGGAATATTTGGGAAGACAATTAGAAAAGGAAACGGGTGGACCTCAAAGTGCAACTACATTAATTGCACGAGGTTAA
- the LOC123301574 gene encoding V-type proton ATPase subunit H isoform X1 encodes MEQQHVDTTIKGLMTEEKIDKCMDMLAATSILQQQAADIRATRINWQSYLTSGMIAQEDYNVIVQIDGYKDKDERERYFQSPENRFNAIKTFINLMGSIAKEQTLQYLLILVDDIIQEDSGRVEYFHEYSAKAKLSCWAPFLNFLNRGDGFIPNMASRILAKMACWSKVPLEREDLHYYLTWLKNQLLVQHEALANEMHAAVEPHNPEPTEHYKEISSSIDDQPVERTVTPYEIPRNEFIQSVARCLQMMLRVDQYRFAFVSVDGISTLLSVLTGRVNFQVQYQLIFCLWVLTFNPLLAEKMNKFNVIPLLADILSDSVKEKVTRIILAVFRNLIEKPEDPQVAKEHCIAMVQSKVLKQLSIFEQRRFDDEDVIDDIDFLSQRLQLSVQDLSSFDEYSTEVKSGRLEWSPVHKSAKFWRENAGRLNERNYELLRILIHLLEGSQDPLVLSVACFDIGEYVRHYARGKHVIEQLGGKQLVMQLLAHEDPNVRYEALLAVQKLMVHNWEYLGRQLEKETGGPQSATTLIARG; translated from the exons ATGGAGCAACAACACGTTGATACCACAATTAAAGGTCTTATGACCGAAGAAAAAATTG ACAAATGTATGGATATGCTTGCAGCAACAAGTATTTTGCAACAACAGGCGGCTGATATTCGAGCAACACGAATTAATTGGCAAAGCTATTtaac atcaGGAATGATCGCACAAGAAGATTACAATGTAATCGTACAAATCGATGGTTACAAAGATAAAGATGAACGTGAACGATACTTTCAATCGCCAGAAAATCGTTTTAACGCAATCAAaacattcattaatttaatgGGATCAATTGCCAAGGAACAAACATTGCAATATTTATTGATTCTCGTTGATGATATTATTCAA gAAGATTCTGGTCGTGTTGAATATTTCCATGAATATTCAGCCAAAGCAAAATTATCATGTTGGGCaccatttttgaatttcttaaatCGTGGTGATGGTTTTATACCAAATATGGCATCAAGAATACTTGCCAAAATGGCATGTTGGTCCAAAGTACCGTTAGAACGTGAGGATTTACATTACTATTTAACAtggttgaaaaatcaattacttgtacaa CATGAGGCACTTGCAAACGAAATGCATGCAGCAGTGGAACCACACAACCCAGAACCAACGGAGCATTACAAGGAGATATCAAGCAGTATTGATGATCAACCTGTTGAGCGTACAGTTACGCCCTACGAAATACCg cgTAACGAATTCATCCAATCAGTTGCACGTTGCTTACAAATGATGTTACGTGTGGATCAATATCGTTTTGCATTTGTATCCGTCGATGGTATCAGCACTTTATTGTCAGTATTAACTGGTCGTGTTAATTTCCAAGTacaatatcaattaattttctgtttatGGGTGTTAACATTTAATCCATTACTTGCTGAAAAAATGAACAAGTTTAATGTAATTCCATTATTGGCTGACATATTGAGTGATTCGGTTAAGGAGAAAGTCACACGTATTATTTTGGCAGTATTCCGTAATTTAATTGAGAAACCAGAAGATCCACAAGTTGCTAAGGAACATTGTATTGCCAtg GTCCAAagtaaagtattaaaacaattatcaaTATTCGAACAACGTCGTTTCGATGACGAAGATGTAATTGACGATATTGATTTCTTAAGTCAACGTTTACAACTCAGTGTACAAGATTTAAGTTCATTCGATGAATATTCCACTGAAGTGAAATCAGGTCGTCTAGAATGGTCACCCGTACATAAATCCGCTAAATTTTGGCGTGAAAATGCTGGCCGTTTGAACGAACGTAATTATGAGCTATTACGTATACTAATTCATTTATTAGAAGGCTCCCAGGATCCACTTGTTTTGAGTGTGGCTTGCTTCGATATTGGTGAATATGTGCGACATTATGCACGTGGTAAACACGTTATTGAACAATTGGGCGGTAAACAATTGGTGATGCAATTGTTAGCGCATGAAGATCCAAATGTACGATATGAAGCGTTATTGGCTGTACAAAAATTGATGGTACATAATTGGGAATATTTGGGAAGACAATTAGAAAAGGAAACGGGTGGACCTCAAAGTGCAACTACATTAATTGCACGAGGTTAA
- the LOC123301624 gene encoding protein pinocchio, which translates to MSLASVYPADVHCRHSSLRGSHSVSSSLDDLRNCSQTAAHTVAAAAAAASNLCEHVLTIEELRLQLNSCFTCGVSWADMHVSLDCSECGGYPLERPCPLCDGACNQIWKRDLTTSHACGKARWVGECGLRSTTSINTIAPSTLIRPQSGASICTPTSTSQSATVALAQELCARLEKLQATS; encoded by the exons TAGTTTACGTGGCAGTCATTCAGTTAGTTCAAGTCTGGATGATCTACGTAATTGTAGTCAAACGGCTGCGCATACAGTTGCGGCCGCAGCAGCCGCTGCATCAAATTTATGTGAACATGTGCTCACCATTGAAGAATTACGATTACAATTGAATTCATGTTTCACGTGTGGTGTTTCATGGGCTGATATGCATGTCAGCTTAGATTGCTCTGAATGTGGTGGTTATCCATTAGAACGACCTTGTCCATTGTGTGATGGTGCTTGTAATCAAATTTGGAAACGTGATTTAACCACG TCTCATGCATGTGGAAAAGCACGTTGGGTCGGTGAATGTGGTCTCCGATCAACAACCTCAATCAACACCATCGCACCATCAACCTTAATACGTCCACAAAGTGGTGCCTCAATTTGTACACCCACCTCAACAAGTCAATCAGCTACCGTTGCCCTCGCTCAAGAGCTTTGTGCACGCTTAGAAAAATTACAAGCGACATCATGA